One region of Kogia breviceps isolate mKogBre1 chromosome 17, mKogBre1 haplotype 1, whole genome shotgun sequence genomic DNA includes:
- the YTHDF3 gene encoding YTH domain-containing family protein 3 isoform X2, which produces MGGRSVAMEDVRPKGQGNKVSVQNGSIHQKDAVNDDDFEPYLSSQTNQNNSYPPMSDPYMPSYYAPSIGFPYSLGEAAWSTAGDQPVPYLTTYGQMSNGEHHYIPDGVFSQPGALGNTPPFLGQHGFNFFPGNADFSTWGTSGSQGQSTQSSAYSSSYGYPPSSLGRAITDGQAGFGSDTLSKVPGISSIEQGMTGLKIGGDLTAAVTKTVGTALSSSGMTSIAANNVPPVSSAAPKPTSWAAIARKPAKPQPKLKPKGSVGIGGSAVPPPPIKHNMNIGTWDEKGSVVKAPAAQPVLPPQTLVQQPQPLIQPPPLVQGQLPPPQPQPQPQPGAQPQAQPHPAQPQPLQNRWLAPRNRGAGFHQNSGGGGENFGLGVVPASASPSSVEVHPVLEKLKAINNYNPKDFDWNLKNGRVFIIKSYSEDDIHRSIKYSIWCSTEHGNKRLDAAYRSLNGKGPLYLLFSVNGSGHFCGVAEMKSVVDYNAYAGVWSQDKWKGKFEVKWIFVKDVPNNQLRHIRLENNDNKPVTNSRDTQEVPLEKAKQVLKIIATFKHTTSIFDDFAHYEKRQEEEEAMRRERNRNKQ; this is translated from the coding sequence aataACAGCTATCCACCAATGTCAGATCCATACATGCCTAGTTACTATGCTCCGTCCATTGGATTTCCATATTCTCTTGGGGAAGCAGCGTGGTCCACAGCTGGAGACCAGCCTGTGCCGTATCTGACAACCTATGGACAAATGAGTAATGGAGAACATCATTACATACCAGATGGTGTGTTTAGTCAACCTGGGGCGTTAGGAAATACCCCTCCATTTCTTGGTCAACATGGATTTAACTTTTTTCCTGGTAATGCTGATTTCTCTACATGGGGGACAAGTGGATCTCAGGGACAATCAACACAAAGTTCTGCTTATAGTAGCAGTTACGGCTATCCACCTAGTTCTCTTGGGAGAGCTATTACTGATGGACAGGCTGGATTTGGCAGTGATACGTTGAGTAAGGTGCCTGGCATTAGCAGTATTGAGCAAGGCATGACTGGACTGAAAATTGGTGGGGACCTGACAGCCGCAGTGACAAAAACTGTAGGAACAGCTTTGAGCAGCAGCGGTATGACTAGCATTGCAGCCAATAACGTGCCCCCCGTTAGCAGCGCAGCGCCTAAGCCAACCTCCTGGGCTGCCATTGCCAGAAAGCCTGCCAAACCTCAACCGAAACTCAAACCCAAGGGCAGCGTGGGGATTGGGGGCTCCGCTGTGCCACCACCTCCTATAAAACACAACATGAATATTGGAACTTGGGATGAAAAGGGGTCAGTGGTAAAGGCTCCAGCAGCCCAACCAGTTCTGCCTCCTCAGACTCTAGTCCAGCAGCCTCAGCCGTTAATTCAGCCGCCACCATTGGTGCAAGGCCAGCTGCCCccgccgcagccgcagccgcagccaCAGCCGGGAGCGCAGCCGCAGGCCCAGCCTCACCCGGCGCAGCCGCAGCCGCTGCAGAATCGCTGGCTCGCTCCTCGGAACAGGGGGGCGGGCTTCCACCAGAACAGTGGAGGGGGAGGTGAAAACTTTGGTTTAGGTGTTGTTCCTGCCAGTGCTTCACCTTCAAGTGTAGAAGTGCATCCAGTGCTGGAAAAGCTAAAGGCCATAAACAACTACAATCCCAAAGACTTTGACTGGAACCTGAAGAACGGACGGGTGTTTATAATTAAAAGCTATTCTGAGGATGACATACACCGTTCCATTAAGTACTCTATCTGGTGTAGTACTGAGCATGGTAATAAGCGTTTGGATGCCGCTTACCGTTCCCTGAATGGGAAGGGCCCACTCTATTTGCTCTTCAGCGTAAATGGCAGTGGACATTTTTGTGGAGTGGCTGAGATGAAGTCTGTTGTGGACTATAATGCGTATGCCGGTGTCTGGTCTCAGGATAAGTGGAAGGGCAAATTTGAAGTTAAATGGATCTTTGTCAAAGATGTTCCCAATAACCAGTTACGGCATATTCGCTTAGAAAATAATGACAACAAACCAGTTACCAATTCAAGGGACACCCAAGAGGTACCCCTAGAAAAAGCTAAGCAAGTGCTTAAAATAATTGCTACTTTCAAGCACACCACCTCAATCTTTGATGACTTTGCACATTATGAAAAGCGTCAAGAAGAGGAGGAAGCCATGCGTAGG
- the YTHDF3 gene encoding YTH domain-containing family protein 3 isoform X3 yields MSATSVDQRPKGQGNKVSVQNGSIHQKDAVNDDDFEPYLSSQTNQNNSYPPMSDPYMPSYYAPSIGFPYSLGEAAWSTAGDQPVPYLTTYGQMSNGEHHYIPDGVFSQPGALGNTPPFLGQHGFNFFPGNADFSTWGTSGSQGQSTQSSAYSSSYGYPPSSLGRAITDGQAGFGSDTLSKVPGISSIEQGMTGLKIGGDLTAAVTKTVGTALSSSGMTSIAANNVPPVSSAAPKPTSWAAIARKPAKPQPKLKPKGSVGIGGSAVPPPPIKHNMNIGTWDEKGSVVKAPAAQPVLPPQTLVQQPQPLIQPPPLVQGQLPPPQPQPQPQPGAQPQAQPHPAQPQPLQNRWLAPRNRGAGFHQNSGGGGENFGLGVVPASASPSSVEVHPVLEKLKAINNYNPKDFDWNLKNGRVFIIKSYSEDDIHRSIKYSIWCSTEHGNKRLDAAYRSLNGKGPLYLLFSVNGSGHFCGVAEMKSVVDYNAYAGVWSQDKWKGKFEVKWIFVKDVPNNQLRHIRLENNDNKPVTNSRDTQEVPLEKAKQVLKIIATFKHTTSIFDDFAHYEKRQEEEEAMRRERNRNKQ; encoded by the coding sequence aataACAGCTATCCACCAATGTCAGATCCATACATGCCTAGTTACTATGCTCCGTCCATTGGATTTCCATATTCTCTTGGGGAAGCAGCGTGGTCCACAGCTGGAGACCAGCCTGTGCCGTATCTGACAACCTATGGACAAATGAGTAATGGAGAACATCATTACATACCAGATGGTGTGTTTAGTCAACCTGGGGCGTTAGGAAATACCCCTCCATTTCTTGGTCAACATGGATTTAACTTTTTTCCTGGTAATGCTGATTTCTCTACATGGGGGACAAGTGGATCTCAGGGACAATCAACACAAAGTTCTGCTTATAGTAGCAGTTACGGCTATCCACCTAGTTCTCTTGGGAGAGCTATTACTGATGGACAGGCTGGATTTGGCAGTGATACGTTGAGTAAGGTGCCTGGCATTAGCAGTATTGAGCAAGGCATGACTGGACTGAAAATTGGTGGGGACCTGACAGCCGCAGTGACAAAAACTGTAGGAACAGCTTTGAGCAGCAGCGGTATGACTAGCATTGCAGCCAATAACGTGCCCCCCGTTAGCAGCGCAGCGCCTAAGCCAACCTCCTGGGCTGCCATTGCCAGAAAGCCTGCCAAACCTCAACCGAAACTCAAACCCAAGGGCAGCGTGGGGATTGGGGGCTCCGCTGTGCCACCACCTCCTATAAAACACAACATGAATATTGGAACTTGGGATGAAAAGGGGTCAGTGGTAAAGGCTCCAGCAGCCCAACCAGTTCTGCCTCCTCAGACTCTAGTCCAGCAGCCTCAGCCGTTAATTCAGCCGCCACCATTGGTGCAAGGCCAGCTGCCCccgccgcagccgcagccgcagccaCAGCCGGGAGCGCAGCCGCAGGCCCAGCCTCACCCGGCGCAGCCGCAGCCGCTGCAGAATCGCTGGCTCGCTCCTCGGAACAGGGGGGCGGGCTTCCACCAGAACAGTGGAGGGGGAGGTGAAAACTTTGGTTTAGGTGTTGTTCCTGCCAGTGCTTCACCTTCAAGTGTAGAAGTGCATCCAGTGCTGGAAAAGCTAAAGGCCATAAACAACTACAATCCCAAAGACTTTGACTGGAACCTGAAGAACGGACGGGTGTTTATAATTAAAAGCTATTCTGAGGATGACATACACCGTTCCATTAAGTACTCTATCTGGTGTAGTACTGAGCATGGTAATAAGCGTTTGGATGCCGCTTACCGTTCCCTGAATGGGAAGGGCCCACTCTATTTGCTCTTCAGCGTAAATGGCAGTGGACATTTTTGTGGAGTGGCTGAGATGAAGTCTGTTGTGGACTATAATGCGTATGCCGGTGTCTGGTCTCAGGATAAGTGGAAGGGCAAATTTGAAGTTAAATGGATCTTTGTCAAAGATGTTCCCAATAACCAGTTACGGCATATTCGCTTAGAAAATAATGACAACAAACCAGTTACCAATTCAAGGGACACCCAAGAGGTACCCCTAGAAAAAGCTAAGCAAGTGCTTAAAATAATTGCTACTTTCAAGCACACCACCTCAATCTTTGATGACTTTGCACATTATGAAAAGCGTCAAGAAGAGGAGGAAGCCATGCGTAGG
- the YTHDF3 gene encoding YTH domain-containing family protein 3 isoform X1, with protein MFYLDLTLLHRAEETGEESFSVQNGSIHQKDAVNDDDFEPYLSSQTNQNNSYPPMSDPYMPSYYAPSIGFPYSLGEAAWSTAGDQPVPYLTTYGQMSNGEHHYIPDGVFSQPGALGNTPPFLGQHGFNFFPGNADFSTWGTSGSQGQSTQSSAYSSSYGYPPSSLGRAITDGQAGFGSDTLSKVPGISSIEQGMTGLKIGGDLTAAVTKTVGTALSSSGMTSIAANNVPPVSSAAPKPTSWAAIARKPAKPQPKLKPKGSVGIGGSAVPPPPIKHNMNIGTWDEKGSVVKAPAAQPVLPPQTLVQQPQPLIQPPPLVQGQLPPPQPQPQPQPGAQPQAQPHPAQPQPLQNRWLAPRNRGAGFHQNSGGGGENFGLGVVPASASPSSVEVHPVLEKLKAINNYNPKDFDWNLKNGRVFIIKSYSEDDIHRSIKYSIWCSTEHGNKRLDAAYRSLNGKGPLYLLFSVNGSGHFCGVAEMKSVVDYNAYAGVWSQDKWKGKFEVKWIFVKDVPNNQLRHIRLENNDNKPVTNSRDTQEVPLEKAKQVLKIIATFKHTTSIFDDFAHYEKRQEEEEAMRRERNRNKQ; from the coding sequence aataACAGCTATCCACCAATGTCAGATCCATACATGCCTAGTTACTATGCTCCGTCCATTGGATTTCCATATTCTCTTGGGGAAGCAGCGTGGTCCACAGCTGGAGACCAGCCTGTGCCGTATCTGACAACCTATGGACAAATGAGTAATGGAGAACATCATTACATACCAGATGGTGTGTTTAGTCAACCTGGGGCGTTAGGAAATACCCCTCCATTTCTTGGTCAACATGGATTTAACTTTTTTCCTGGTAATGCTGATTTCTCTACATGGGGGACAAGTGGATCTCAGGGACAATCAACACAAAGTTCTGCTTATAGTAGCAGTTACGGCTATCCACCTAGTTCTCTTGGGAGAGCTATTACTGATGGACAGGCTGGATTTGGCAGTGATACGTTGAGTAAGGTGCCTGGCATTAGCAGTATTGAGCAAGGCATGACTGGACTGAAAATTGGTGGGGACCTGACAGCCGCAGTGACAAAAACTGTAGGAACAGCTTTGAGCAGCAGCGGTATGACTAGCATTGCAGCCAATAACGTGCCCCCCGTTAGCAGCGCAGCGCCTAAGCCAACCTCCTGGGCTGCCATTGCCAGAAAGCCTGCCAAACCTCAACCGAAACTCAAACCCAAGGGCAGCGTGGGGATTGGGGGCTCCGCTGTGCCACCACCTCCTATAAAACACAACATGAATATTGGAACTTGGGATGAAAAGGGGTCAGTGGTAAAGGCTCCAGCAGCCCAACCAGTTCTGCCTCCTCAGACTCTAGTCCAGCAGCCTCAGCCGTTAATTCAGCCGCCACCATTGGTGCAAGGCCAGCTGCCCccgccgcagccgcagccgcagccaCAGCCGGGAGCGCAGCCGCAGGCCCAGCCTCACCCGGCGCAGCCGCAGCCGCTGCAGAATCGCTGGCTCGCTCCTCGGAACAGGGGGGCGGGCTTCCACCAGAACAGTGGAGGGGGAGGTGAAAACTTTGGTTTAGGTGTTGTTCCTGCCAGTGCTTCACCTTCAAGTGTAGAAGTGCATCCAGTGCTGGAAAAGCTAAAGGCCATAAACAACTACAATCCCAAAGACTTTGACTGGAACCTGAAGAACGGACGGGTGTTTATAATTAAAAGCTATTCTGAGGATGACATACACCGTTCCATTAAGTACTCTATCTGGTGTAGTACTGAGCATGGTAATAAGCGTTTGGATGCCGCTTACCGTTCCCTGAATGGGAAGGGCCCACTCTATTTGCTCTTCAGCGTAAATGGCAGTGGACATTTTTGTGGAGTGGCTGAGATGAAGTCTGTTGTGGACTATAATGCGTATGCCGGTGTCTGGTCTCAGGATAAGTGGAAGGGCAAATTTGAAGTTAAATGGATCTTTGTCAAAGATGTTCCCAATAACCAGTTACGGCATATTCGCTTAGAAAATAATGACAACAAACCAGTTACCAATTCAAGGGACACCCAAGAGGTACCCCTAGAAAAAGCTAAGCAAGTGCTTAAAATAATTGCTACTTTCAAGCACACCACCTCAATCTTTGATGACTTTGCACATTATGAAAAGCGTCAAGAAGAGGAGGAAGCCATGCGTAGG
- the YTHDF3 gene encoding YTH domain-containing family protein 3 isoform X4, which yields MSDPYMPSYYAPSIGFPYSLGEAAWSTAGDQPVPYLTTYGQMSNGEHHYIPDGVFSQPGALGNTPPFLGQHGFNFFPGNADFSTWGTSGSQGQSTQSSAYSSSYGYPPSSLGRAITDGQAGFGSDTLSKVPGISSIEQGMTGLKIGGDLTAAVTKTVGTALSSSGMTSIAANNVPPVSSAAPKPTSWAAIARKPAKPQPKLKPKGSVGIGGSAVPPPPIKHNMNIGTWDEKGSVVKAPAAQPVLPPQTLVQQPQPLIQPPPLVQGQLPPPQPQPQPQPGAQPQAQPHPAQPQPLQNRWLAPRNRGAGFHQNSGGGGENFGLGVVPASASPSSVEVHPVLEKLKAINNYNPKDFDWNLKNGRVFIIKSYSEDDIHRSIKYSIWCSTEHGNKRLDAAYRSLNGKGPLYLLFSVNGSGHFCGVAEMKSVVDYNAYAGVWSQDKWKGKFEVKWIFVKDVPNNQLRHIRLENNDNKPVTNSRDTQEVPLEKAKQVLKIIATFKHTTSIFDDFAHYEKRQEEEEAMRRERNRNKQ from the coding sequence ATGTCAGATCCATACATGCCTAGTTACTATGCTCCGTCCATTGGATTTCCATATTCTCTTGGGGAAGCAGCGTGGTCCACAGCTGGAGACCAGCCTGTGCCGTATCTGACAACCTATGGACAAATGAGTAATGGAGAACATCATTACATACCAGATGGTGTGTTTAGTCAACCTGGGGCGTTAGGAAATACCCCTCCATTTCTTGGTCAACATGGATTTAACTTTTTTCCTGGTAATGCTGATTTCTCTACATGGGGGACAAGTGGATCTCAGGGACAATCAACACAAAGTTCTGCTTATAGTAGCAGTTACGGCTATCCACCTAGTTCTCTTGGGAGAGCTATTACTGATGGACAGGCTGGATTTGGCAGTGATACGTTGAGTAAGGTGCCTGGCATTAGCAGTATTGAGCAAGGCATGACTGGACTGAAAATTGGTGGGGACCTGACAGCCGCAGTGACAAAAACTGTAGGAACAGCTTTGAGCAGCAGCGGTATGACTAGCATTGCAGCCAATAACGTGCCCCCCGTTAGCAGCGCAGCGCCTAAGCCAACCTCCTGGGCTGCCATTGCCAGAAAGCCTGCCAAACCTCAACCGAAACTCAAACCCAAGGGCAGCGTGGGGATTGGGGGCTCCGCTGTGCCACCACCTCCTATAAAACACAACATGAATATTGGAACTTGGGATGAAAAGGGGTCAGTGGTAAAGGCTCCAGCAGCCCAACCAGTTCTGCCTCCTCAGACTCTAGTCCAGCAGCCTCAGCCGTTAATTCAGCCGCCACCATTGGTGCAAGGCCAGCTGCCCccgccgcagccgcagccgcagccaCAGCCGGGAGCGCAGCCGCAGGCCCAGCCTCACCCGGCGCAGCCGCAGCCGCTGCAGAATCGCTGGCTCGCTCCTCGGAACAGGGGGGCGGGCTTCCACCAGAACAGTGGAGGGGGAGGTGAAAACTTTGGTTTAGGTGTTGTTCCTGCCAGTGCTTCACCTTCAAGTGTAGAAGTGCATCCAGTGCTGGAAAAGCTAAAGGCCATAAACAACTACAATCCCAAAGACTTTGACTGGAACCTGAAGAACGGACGGGTGTTTATAATTAAAAGCTATTCTGAGGATGACATACACCGTTCCATTAAGTACTCTATCTGGTGTAGTACTGAGCATGGTAATAAGCGTTTGGATGCCGCTTACCGTTCCCTGAATGGGAAGGGCCCACTCTATTTGCTCTTCAGCGTAAATGGCAGTGGACATTTTTGTGGAGTGGCTGAGATGAAGTCTGTTGTGGACTATAATGCGTATGCCGGTGTCTGGTCTCAGGATAAGTGGAAGGGCAAATTTGAAGTTAAATGGATCTTTGTCAAAGATGTTCCCAATAACCAGTTACGGCATATTCGCTTAGAAAATAATGACAACAAACCAGTTACCAATTCAAGGGACACCCAAGAGGTACCCCTAGAAAAAGCTAAGCAAGTGCTTAAAATAATTGCTACTTTCAAGCACACCACCTCAATCTTTGATGACTTTGCACATTATGAAAAGCGTCAAGAAGAGGAGGAAGCCATGCGTAGG